The Cellulomonas fulva genome includes a window with the following:
- a CDS encoding glycosyltransferase family 2 protein, with protein MEDTVTDGEGTPAISVVMPTHDVGAWVDECLTSLLHDQDVDLEVVVVDDDSRDDTWTRVSAWAARDPRVRAFQAPGVGGGQARNFGVEMARGEYLAFVDGDDLVPRGAYAAMLASARESGSQMVVGDFVKFSALQTWSPTARWTGFADRVQGTTLVERPQLVRNRACWNRLFRRDFWREEAIAFPSVPRSNDVVPMVTALVAARSIDVVPDLVYLYRERPGGTSMTSQAGAEVGVTSYLSQELLCARLLGPVDGEQLAATYWQMVLDSDAWVHLRKFVRERAAAEDREPSPIPAMVGELLALRRDRSWSRLRPEKQVVYALATLDEAGWARAVLDAFGDGGVTPVAMDPAQALRAALAADPTGLVEPEAMRRFVFSHVVETVAGLTEPLALDDAVALVALAGQRTSWFADPVGGAERPQDTRIREALHDADLEALREVVVQADAVVAADLTVRTDRAVVSVRLPVSMTRADEITLRAFKPGRPQTQRGVSRLRSRDGVWRGTVLASALPTEGTWALELLTAVDGVPVQVPLVIDRSSISLQHGRLGRLTVRGKEDGQVPLTVFRRASAARRAVRALRRRRR; from the coding sequence ATGGAGGACACGGTGACGGACGGCGAGGGCACGCCCGCGATCTCGGTCGTGATGCCGACGCACGACGTCGGCGCGTGGGTCGACGAGTGCCTGACGAGCCTGCTCCACGACCAGGACGTCGATCTCGAGGTGGTCGTCGTGGACGACGACTCCCGCGACGACACCTGGACCCGGGTCAGCGCGTGGGCGGCGCGGGACCCGCGCGTCCGCGCGTTCCAGGCGCCGGGCGTCGGCGGCGGTCAGGCGCGCAACTTCGGCGTCGAGATGGCGCGCGGCGAGTACCTCGCGTTCGTCGACGGCGACGACCTGGTGCCGCGGGGTGCCTACGCCGCGATGCTGGCGTCCGCGCGTGAGTCGGGCTCGCAGATGGTCGTCGGCGACTTCGTGAAGTTCTCCGCGCTGCAGACGTGGAGCCCCACGGCGCGCTGGACCGGCTTCGCGGACCGCGTCCAGGGCACCACGCTCGTCGAGCGCCCGCAGCTCGTGCGCAACCGGGCGTGCTGGAACCGCCTGTTCCGCCGGGACTTCTGGCGCGAGGAGGCGATCGCGTTCCCGAGCGTGCCCCGCTCGAACGACGTGGTGCCGATGGTGACCGCGCTGGTGGCGGCCCGTTCCATCGACGTCGTCCCGGACCTCGTGTACCTCTACCGCGAGCGTCCCGGGGGCACGTCGATGACGTCCCAGGCGGGCGCCGAGGTCGGCGTGACCAGCTACCTGAGCCAGGAGCTCCTGTGCGCGCGGCTGCTCGGGCCGGTCGACGGCGAGCAGCTCGCGGCCACGTACTGGCAGATGGTGCTCGACTCGGACGCCTGGGTGCACCTGCGCAAGTTCGTCCGGGAGCGCGCCGCGGCCGAGGACCGCGAGCCGTCGCCGATCCCCGCGATGGTCGGCGAGCTCCTGGCGCTGCGTCGGGACCGGTCGTGGTCGCGCCTGCGGCCCGAGAAGCAGGTCGTCTACGCGCTCGCGACGCTCGACGAGGCCGGCTGGGCCCGTGCGGTCCTCGACGCGTTCGGCGACGGCGGCGTCACGCCGGTCGCGATGGACCCGGCCCAGGCGCTGCGGGCCGCGCTGGCCGCGGACCCCACCGGCCTCGTCGAGCCGGAGGCGATGCGGCGGTTCGTGTTCTCGCACGTCGTCGAGACGGTCGCGGGGCTGACCGAGCCCCTGGCGCTGGACGACGCGGTCGCGCTCGTCGCGCTCGCGGGGCAGCGCACCTCGTGGTTCGCCGACCCGGTCGGCGGCGCCGAGCGTCCGCAGGACACCCGGATCCGTGAGGCGCTGCACGACGCGGACCTCGAGGCGCTGCGGGAGGTCGTGGTGCAGGCGGACGCCGTGGTCGCCGCGGACCTGACCGTGCGCACGGACCGTGCCGTGGTCTCGGTGCGGCTGCCGGTGTCGATGACCCGCGCGGACGAGATCACGCTGCGCGCGTTCAAGCCCGGACGGCCGCAGACGCAGCGCGGGGTCTCGCGGCTGCGGTCCCGGGACGGCGTGTGGCGCGGGACGGTGCTCGCGAGCGCCCTGCCGACGGAGGGCACCTGGGCGCTCGAGCTGCTGACCGCGGTCGACGGCGTGCCCGTGCAGGTCCCGCTGGTGATCGACCGGTCCTCGATCTCGCTCCAGCACGGCCGGCTCGGCCGGCTGACCGTGCGCGGGAAGGAGGACGGTCAGGTGCCGCTGACGGTCTTCCGGCGTGCGTCCGCCGCCCGACGGGCCGTGCGGGCGCTGCGGCGTCGTCGGCGCTGA